In one Nitrospira sp. genomic region, the following are encoded:
- a CDS encoding radical SAM protein — protein MGKSLPVINIPFLGDKLESLQQQISKFISPTSPLPGPNDGRTVDDFKPYLVALNLTKRCNLKCDHCYLDATTKAGGGSDELSTEECFRLIDQIAEVNKGCLLVITGGEPLVRPDILDIARHAVGLGFIVVFGTNGMLINDRMAKTLVEIGVMGVGISIDSLDPAKHDQFRGVPGAFASALAGIEACKRNGLQFQVHFSAQPMNYQELPQVVEWAHTLGARVLNVFFMVCTGRGEELTDISPQQYEEVLGYLVDCQDQYKDMLVRARCAPHFKRLAYEKDPNSPLTKATGYMGGGCLAGTNYARVTPNGELTPCPYMPLSAGNVREASFVDLWERSDVFNSFRYPQLKGKCGDCEYTDICGGCRARPYVDHGDWLDEDQWCLYTPKGGEKIKVAFNTPEETAVAWDEASELRLSRIPYFLRAMVKKGVERHARENGIALITIELMEELRKKRFGNDAPVFNFDMRGKE, from the coding sequence ATGGGTAAGTCGTTGCCGGTTATCAATATTCCCTTTCTCGGCGATAAGCTGGAATCGCTTCAGCAGCAGATCTCCAAGTTCATCTCCCCGACGTCTCCATTGCCGGGACCGAACGATGGTCGCACCGTTGACGATTTCAAGCCGTACCTCGTGGCACTGAATCTCACCAAGCGATGCAACCTCAAATGCGATCACTGCTACCTTGACGCCACCACCAAAGCCGGTGGAGGATCCGACGAACTCAGCACGGAAGAGTGCTTCCGCCTCATCGATCAAATTGCCGAAGTGAACAAGGGATGCCTGTTGGTGATCACCGGCGGCGAGCCGCTCGTACGGCCGGACATTCTGGACATTGCCCGCCATGCGGTTGGACTCGGCTTTATCGTCGTGTTCGGCACCAATGGCATGTTGATCAACGATCGCATGGCCAAAACATTGGTGGAAATCGGCGTCATGGGCGTCGGTATCAGCATCGATTCCCTTGATCCAGCCAAACACGATCAATTTCGAGGCGTCCCCGGTGCCTTCGCGAGCGCACTGGCCGGTATCGAGGCGTGCAAACGCAACGGCCTTCAATTCCAAGTGCACTTTAGCGCCCAACCCATGAACTACCAGGAGTTGCCGCAGGTGGTGGAATGGGCCCATACGCTCGGGGCGCGGGTCTTGAATGTGTTCTTTATGGTCTGCACGGGGCGCGGAGAAGAACTGACCGATATCAGCCCGCAGCAATACGAAGAAGTGCTGGGCTACTTAGTGGATTGCCAAGATCAATACAAAGACATGCTGGTCCGGGCCCGTTGTGCCCCGCATTTCAAACGGCTGGCCTATGAAAAAGATCCCAATTCTCCACTCACCAAGGCGACGGGCTACATGGGCGGCGGTTGCCTGGCCGGAACCAATTATGCGCGCGTCACGCCGAACGGAGAGCTGACTCCCTGTCCGTATATGCCGCTGTCGGCCGGCAATGTGCGCGAGGCAAGCTTCGTCGATCTGTGGGAACGCTCCGACGTCTTCAATTCCTTCCGCTACCCGCAGCTGAAGGGGAAGTGCGGAGATTGCGAATACACCGATATTTGCGGAGGCTGCCGCGCCCGTCCCTATGTCGACCACGGCGACTGGCTAGATGAGGATCAGTGGTGCCTCTACACCCCCAAGGGTGGCGAAAAAATTAAGGTCGCCTTTAATACTCCCGAAGAGACTGCCGTCGCATGGGACGAAGCGTCCGAACTTCGTCTGAGCCGGATTCCCTACTTCCTCCGCGCCATGGTCAAGAAAGGCGTCGAACGGCATGCCCGGGAAAATGGCATTGCTCTGATCACCATTGAACTCATGGAAGAGCTGCGCAAGAAGCGGTTCGGAAACGACGCCCCGGTCTTCAACTTTGACATGCGAGGGAAGGAGTAG